The genome window GCTGGGGCCGCCCGCGAAGCCGAGTGCGGGCGAACCCGAAGCCGACGAGGACTGACGAGGGACGAGGACTGCTGCCATGCCCAGCGAAGACCCGCGCCGGGGCCCGGTTCTCGGCGCCTTCCGCCTGGACGAGGAGCGGCCGGCGCTGCCGGCCTCGACCTGGGTGGCCCCCGGCGCCGTCGTCATCGGCCGCGTGCGGCTGGGCGAGCGCAGCAGCGTCTGGTTCGGGGCCGTCCTGCGCGGCGACCTCGACACGATCGCCATCGGCGCGGAGCCGGGG of bacterium contains these proteins:
- a CDS encoding gamma carbonic anhydrase family protein, whose protein sequence is MDEERPALPASTWVAPGAVVIGRVRLGERSSVWFGAVLRGDLDTIAIGAEPG